The Aspergillus chevalieri M1 DNA, chromosome 5, nearly complete sequence genome includes a region encoding these proteins:
- a CDS encoding putative MFS sugar transporter — MELKGATMDTELMQLEEEYCPLKKPQFKVVIEELGSLHAYPCHLPHWAVFCGLYQSLISGANLIMPMALHLSDNLGSGSGLTPSQMNTPVVL; from the coding sequence ATGGAGCTCAAGGGAGCTACCATGGACACAGAGCTCATGCAGCTTGAGGAAGAATACTGTCCGTTGAAGAAGCCCCAGTTCAAGGTTGTCATTGAAGAGCTTGGCTCTCTTCATGCATATCCTTGTCACCTGCCTCACTGGGCAGTGTTCTGTGGTCTTTATCAGTCGCTGATCAGTGGTGCCAATCTTATTATGCCCATGGCATTGCATTTGTCTGATAACCTGGGTAGTGGCTCTGGCTTGACTCCTTCACAGATGAACACGCCTGTCGTGCTATGA